The region GTCTCGTTGATTGTTTTGGCCCTGACGTGCTCTTTGCATTTGGGCCCGGCGCTGCTCGAAAGTATCAAATTCTTTTTCGGAGATACTGCCATCGGAATCAGCATCAAGTCGATCGAAAAACCGCTGAACTTGCATCGGCAATTCATCTTTTTCGATCTTACCGTCACTGTTGCGATCGAGTCGATCGAAAGAGGGTGCTTGAGCAAACGCTGCCGAAGCTAACAAGAGACAACCGAGCACCGAGAGACACCGCGCTGAGCATTTCATGGCCAGCCCCCTGGAAAGAAATTGCGAAGTTAGGAAAAGTGTGGGTTCGACTGTTAAACCCCCACTCTATCCGTAAAGTTTCGCAAAAGCCCTGAAAAAGGGCTCTCAGGTATCGCTCGCGATTCCTAATGGGCGTGGTGCGTCGCGTTCTCTTCGGTTTCATGATCGGTGCAGTCCGCAGGCTCCTGGCAACGTTCCTCTTCCGGAATTCGGCTGCATGTTGGCGATGGATTACTACAGGCATCGCAGATAGGGTTGCCGACGGAGTCCTTGAAGTTATTCAGCCCGCCGCAACTTCCTTTGATCCGGCGATTGCTGAGGATCACACCGACCGCCATTCCAGCCAAGGCGATCGCGAATACGCCTACGGTGATTAGCAACATGGAAAGCATTTTCAGTCATCCTCTATTTCATTTGGTATTGCTGCCAAGCGGTGGTAGCTTTGGTCTCAACATTGCCGTCTTCTTTCCGCATTTGGAACAGCACGGCCAAGTTGTGCTCCTGAGCGAAATTATATCCCTCTTCAGGCCCTAAGACCAAAAGAGCGGTCGCGTAACCATCGGCCATTGCACATTCTGGATGGAGCACACTGACAGAAGCCAAGTCATGTTCGACGGGCCGCCCTGTCTTGGGATTGATGGTATGGGAATAGCGTTTGCCGTCGTGCATAAAGAAGTTTCGATAGTCGCCTGACGTTGCCAAGGCTTTATCGTGTAAACCGACGACAATACTGAAGTTACGCTGGTTATCCGACGGCGTTTCAATCCCAATCATCCAAGGTTCGCCATTCGGCTTGAGCCCTGTCGCGCGTACTTCGCCGCCGATCTCGACCATAAAATCGGTCAAGCCTTCCTTTCGCAACAACTGGAAAACGGCATCGACGCCATACCCTTTGGCGATGGCGGACAGATCGACATAGGTTTCGTCTTGTTGCTTCCGCAGCGCCGGCGGATTGCCTTGCGTTTCAACGTGCCGATAGTCAACAAACTGGTCGGCCGCCGCGATCTCTTCGTCGGTTGGAAAGCTCTTGCGCTGTTTGTCTGGACCAAATCGCCACAGATTGACAACTGGGCCAACCGTGACATCAAACGCCCCTTCGGTGGCATCACTGATCTGCTTGGCATCGTGAACCACTTTGACAAGTTCCGAAGAAACCGAAACCCAGTTGTTAGCCTTCGCTTGGTTGAATTGGGAAAGCTCCGACTGCGGATCGTAAGTCGACATTTGCCGATTGATCTCGGCGAGAAGCGAATCGACTTTCGGCTGCAGAGACTCCAACCGCTTGGCACCATCGGGACCTGTAACCGCGCGAACGGCGTAGGTCGTCCCCATCGTTTGTCCTTGAATGGACGCGACCGGCT is a window of Bremerella sp. TYQ1 DNA encoding:
- a CDS encoding FAD:protein FMN transferase, which produces MRNYITAGLLGLAVFLGCQTQTPPEPVASIQGQTMGTTYAVRAVTGPDGAKRLESLQPKVDSLLAEINRQMSTYDPQSELSQFNQAKANNWVSVSSELVKVVHDAKQISDATEGAFDVTVGPVVNLWRFGPDKQRKSFPTDEEIAAADQFVDYRHVETQGNPPALRKQQDETYVDLSAIAKGYGVDAVFQLLRKEGLTDFMVEIGGEVRATGLKPNGEPWMIGIETPSDNQRNFSIVVGLHDKALATSGDYRNFFMHDGKRYSHTINPKTGRPVEHDLASVSVLHPECAMADGYATALLVLGPEEGYNFAQEHNLAVLFQMRKEDGNVETKATTAWQQYQMK